The following are from one region of the Rhipicephalus microplus isolate Deutch F79 chromosome 1, USDA_Rmic, whole genome shotgun sequence genome:
- the temp gene encoding protein prenyltransferase alpha subunit repeat-containing protein tempura, whose amino-acid sequence MATMESESLAERILQDLGNVFKKEPLVKEFDVVPVSNSSCNRSPVVCVDGHLALGSWCVPHVYSYAYTRLIEARNNIARHEKDVVLGWSRIVILINPDVQLAWNIRKELFLCKQTTFHEELQFSQLVLTRKPKCSEVFSHRRWLMQHNLRSYTTDRANNILQEELKVCLAAAEKYRCNYYAWTYRIWLMDTFVHGNPLMLESEIQLTREWVRSHVSDCSGFHYRQYLLRRVGSIPLLSKELALCEELCLSYPGHEAIWMHRRFCLWHLHPTATNGETQAKKARGATNWAEAEEAFLQRASGCGEWQDELVVRHVRWLRSVLGWTGTAP is encoded by the exons ATGGCTACCATGGAGAGTGAATCGCTTGCCGAGCGCATTTTGCAAGATCTCGGAAACGTCTTTAAGAAGGAACCACTTGT GAAAGAGTTCGACGTGGTTCCAGTAAGCAACTCGTCCTGCAATCGCAGTCCAGTGGTGTGTGTGGATGGTCATTTGGCTCTTGGAAGCTGGTGTGTTCCTCATGTGTATAGTTATGCATACACAAGGCTGATTGAAGCACGCAACAACATTGCAAGGCATG AGAAAGATGTTGTTCTTGGATGGTCAAGAATAGTTATCCTCATAAATCCGGATGTACAGCTTGCCTGGAATATCAG AAAAGAGCTCTTCTTGTGCAAGCAGACAACGTTTCACGAGGAGCTTCAGTTTTCTCAGCTTGTTCTGACACGAAAGCCAAAGTGCTCAGAAGTATTCTCGCACAG GCGATGGCTTATGCAACATAACCTGCGAAGCTACACCACTGACCGCGCCAATAACATTCTACAAGAGGAGCTCAAGGTGTGCCTTGCCGCTGCCGAGAAGTACAGGTGCAACTACTATGCCTGGACATACAGGATATGGCTTATGGACACCTTTGTCCATGGTAACCCTCTC ATGCTGGAATCCGAGATTCAACTGACCCGTGAGTGGGTCCGCAGTCACGTGTCCGACTGCAGCGGCTTCCATTACCGGCAGTACTTGCTGCGCCGCGTGGGAAGTATTCCGCTGCTGTCGAAGGAGCTGGCCCTGTGCGAGGAGCTCTGCCTCTCGTACCCTGGCCACGAAGCGATCTGGATGCACCGGCGCTTCTGCCTCTGGCATCTGCATCCGACTGCCACGAATGGGGAGACCCAGGCCAAGAAAGCTCGTGGTGCCACCAACTGGGCGGAAGCCGAGGAGGCCTTTCTGCAGCGAGCGTCGGGCTGTGGGGAATGGCAAGACGAGTTGGTGGTGCGTCACGTTCGTTGGTTACGCAGTGTCCTGGGCTGGACGGGTACGGCACCGTGA